The following proteins come from a genomic window of Leptospira bandrabouensis:
- a CDS encoding AMP-binding protein, with product MVLSAHSEDTSNFWMSQINRIPWQKKPTVSYGPGVDGLNHWFPDGILNTSYLALDHHIESGKGEDTAIIYDSPVTKTKTKLSYFQLLESVEKMAFVLDSFGVKKGDTVVIYMPMIPEALVSMLACARIGAVHSVVFGGFAPHELAVRLDDCRPKLVITSSYGVEVSKIIPYKPLLDEAMHLSNHKPEYVILKSRPNLEVIMHTGRDFDWDELMETAGKKKSVPVSASDPLYILYTSGTTGKPKGVVRDNGGHAIAMHYSMETIYDMKPGEVFFAASDVGWVVGHSYIVYAPLIYGCTTVLYEGKPVRTPDAGAFYRIIEEYNVKTLFCAPTAFRAIRKEDPEGKELSKYNISSLKYLFLAGERTDPVTYDWACELLKVPVVDHWWQTETGWAIAANMMGSNPLPAKAGSATKPVTGFDVRILDEEGHEVNQGEKGNIVIKLPLPPGCLPTLWMDHKNYESSYLSHYPGYYLTGDGGYFDEDGYLFILGRIDDVINVAGHRLSTGEMEEIVAENPAIAESAVIGIADEIKGQVPLAIVVCKDGVVLEEKAVESDITHRIREKIGAIASLKTVVFVKRLPKTRSGKILRKTMRKMIDGETYVIPSTIDDPSILEEVMDAVQLKIQR from the coding sequence ATGGTTCTGTCGGCTCATAGTGAAGATACATCTAATTTCTGGATGTCCCAAATCAATCGTATTCCATGGCAAAAAAAGCCAACGGTATCATACGGGCCTGGTGTAGATGGTCTGAATCATTGGTTCCCCGATGGTATATTAAATACTTCTTATTTAGCTTTAGATCACCATATTGAATCTGGAAAAGGCGAGGATACTGCTATTATCTATGATTCTCCTGTTACAAAAACGAAAACAAAATTATCCTATTTTCAACTTTTAGAATCAGTAGAAAAAATGGCATTCGTTTTAGATTCCTTTGGTGTTAAGAAAGGAGATACGGTAGTCATTTATATGCCAATGATTCCGGAAGCATTGGTTTCTATGTTGGCCTGTGCTCGTATTGGAGCCGTTCATTCCGTTGTGTTTGGCGGTTTTGCTCCCCATGAACTTGCCGTTAGATTGGATGATTGTCGACCTAAACTTGTTATCACTTCCTCTTATGGTGTTGAGGTTTCAAAAATTATACCTTATAAACCATTGTTAGATGAAGCAATGCATCTTTCTAATCATAAACCAGAATATGTAATTCTAAAATCTCGGCCAAATTTAGAAGTAATTATGCATACTGGACGTGATTTTGATTGGGATGAGCTGATGGAAACGGCGGGCAAAAAAAAATCTGTTCCTGTTTCTGCTTCTGATCCGCTTTATATACTTTATACATCCGGTACAACAGGTAAACCTAAAGGAGTGGTTCGGGACAATGGCGGTCATGCTATTGCCATGCATTATTCTATGGAAACCATTTACGATATGAAACCCGGCGAAGTTTTTTTTGCGGCTTCTGACGTAGGTTGGGTTGTGGGACATTCCTACATTGTTTATGCACCGCTCATTTATGGTTGTACCACTGTATTGTATGAAGGGAAACCTGTCCGTACACCAGACGCAGGAGCTTTTTATAGGATCATTGAAGAATATAATGTTAAAACATTGTTTTGTGCTCCCACTGCTTTTCGTGCGATTCGAAAGGAAGATCCAGAAGGAAAAGAATTATCTAAATACAATATATCTTCTCTTAAATATTTATTTTTAGCGGGAGAAAGGACGGATCCTGTTACCTATGATTGGGCCTGTGAACTTCTAAAAGTACCAGTTGTGGATCACTGGTGGCAAACAGAAACAGGTTGGGCCATTGCAGCCAATATGATGGGTTCAAATCCATTGCCAGCTAAAGCTGGTTCTGCGACAAAGCCAGTCACTGGTTTTGATGTGAGAATTCTTGATGAAGAAGGACATGAAGTCAATCAAGGAGAAAAAGGAAATATTGTCATTAAACTTCCATTACCACCAGGATGTTTGCCTACACTTTGGATGGATCATAAAAATTATGAATCTTCCTATTTATCACATTATCCTGGATATTATCTAACAGGAGATGGTGGATATTTTGATGAAGATGGTTATTTATTCATATTAGGTCGCATTGATGATGTAATCAACGTAGCAGGACATAGGTTGTCTACTGGAGAAATGGAAGAGATAGTTGCAGAAAATCCTGCGATAGCAGAATCAGCGGTAATTGGAATCGCCGATGAGATCAAAGGACAGGTCCCGTTAGCAATTGTTGTTTGTAAGGATGGAGTGGTTTTGGAAGAAAAGGCAGTCGAATCCGATATCACTCACCGAATTCGTGAAAAGATTGGTGCAATCGCTTCTTTGAAAACCGTTGTCTTTGTAAAAAGACTACCAAAAACTCGGTCAGGGAAAATTCTTCGTAAAACGATGAGGAAAATGATTGATGGAGAGACTTATGTTATCCCATCAACGATTGACGATCCTTCTATCTTGGAAGAGGTAATGGATGCGGTTCAGCTAAAAATTCAAAGATAA
- a CDS encoding RecQ family ATP-dependent DNA helicase — MDLDLIKNTFGISSFRGKQEIIIKHILNRGDALVLMPTGMGKSLCYQVPALFMPGICIVISPLIALMKDQVSALQRKGVSADFINSSLSKSERLERYSKLKSGEYKILYVSPERFQKKEFLEALNHQSVSLLAIDEAHCISQWGHDFRPDYTKISWFREILGNPTTIALTATASFRVQEDIVNQLGVVKEKIKIFDDGLFRPNLKLSVVDCFDTEAKYQTIFSELKKTNGASIIYFSLIQELEKFSHWLDTKHKKHFVYHGKLSSDQRNKVQTKFLNIENGILLATNAFGMGIDKPNIRNIYHAQIPGSIESYYQEIGRAGRDGNDSDCKLFYCEDDLAVQMEFIDWQNPDRTYLKKLFTTLLSKQNELSGLDYGTLQSYMTFKNKGDHRIQTALNLLASKGLISGDMERGTLQIESEWSDSLFSEEELLEKKKESQKRLYQTLLYTKTKDCRRKFIHEYFDSTFSGCGNCDLCLKSQVSN, encoded by the coding sequence TTGGATTTAGATCTTATTAAAAATACATTCGGAATTTCCTCTTTTCGAGGAAAGCAGGAGATCATAATCAAACATATCCTTAATCGGGGAGATGCTTTGGTCCTTATGCCTACGGGCATGGGAAAATCTCTATGTTATCAGGTTCCTGCTTTGTTTATGCCAGGCATTTGTATTGTGATATCACCATTGATTGCTTTGATGAAAGACCAAGTCTCCGCCTTACAAAGAAAAGGTGTATCGGCGGATTTTATTAACTCAAGTTTGTCGAAGTCAGAACGATTAGAAAGATATAGTAAGCTAAAATCTGGAGAGTATAAAATATTATATGTTTCTCCAGAACGGTTTCAGAAAAAAGAATTTTTAGAGGCTCTAAATCACCAATCAGTGTCTCTTTTAGCGATCGATGAAGCACATTGTATTAGCCAATGGGGTCATGATTTTCGGCCTGATTATACAAAAATATCTTGGTTTCGTGAGATACTTGGAAATCCTACTACGATTGCTTTAACTGCTACGGCCTCCTTTCGTGTCCAAGAAGATATTGTGAACCAATTGGGAGTTGTTAAAGAAAAAATAAAAATATTCGACGATGGATTGTTTCGACCAAACTTAAAATTGTCTGTTGTTGATTGTTTTGATACAGAGGCAAAATACCAAACTATCTTTTCCGAATTGAAAAAAACAAATGGTGCTTCGATCATCTACTTTAGTTTGATTCAAGAGTTAGAAAAATTCAGTCATTGGCTGGATACCAAACATAAAAAACATTTTGTTTATCACGGTAAACTTTCATCTGACCAAAGGAATAAAGTGCAAACCAAGTTTCTTAATATCGAAAATGGAATCCTTCTTGCTACAAATGCATTTGGAATGGGTATTGATAAACCAAATATCCGAAACATTTATCACGCACAAATTCCGGGAAGTATAGAATCTTATTATCAAGAAATTGGTCGTGCAGGAAGAGATGGCAACGATTCTGATTGTAAACTTTTCTACTGCGAGGACGACCTTGCTGTGCAAATGGAGTTTATTGACTGGCAAAATCCAGATAGAACGTATTTGAAAAAATTATTTACTACCCTATTATCTAAACAAAATGAATTGTCTGGTCTAGATTATGGAACCTTACAATCCTATATGACCTTTAAAAATAAAGGAGATCATCGGATTCAAACTGCACTTAACTTATTAGCAAGTAAAGGTTTGATATCAGGGGATATGGAAAGAGGAACATTACAAATTGAATCTGAATGGTCAGATTCTTTGTTTTCTGAAGAGGAGTTGTTGGAAAAGAAAAAGGAATCTCAAAAAAGATTATATCAAACTCTTTTGTATACAAAAACAAAGGATTGTAGGCGTAAGTTCATCCATGAATATTTTGATTCAACGTTTAGTGGATGTGGCAATTGTGATTTGTGTTTAAAGAGTCAAGTTTCGAATTGA
- a CDS encoding response regulator transcription factor yields MKILILEDEPVHAKFLTKLLLSILEPSGLEIKHVTSIDEADTELKQLPINLLFLDLNIFGFDGFEILERIPTIFTSTIVVSANTNNAIRAFEFGVIDFIAKPISEDRLRLALDRHSLFASTYQRGGDPKNNTKSRLQRVDLENLQNRLSYQMDVKKVYLNEDLSLELLAEELDLHPRQLSEFLNGKKKTSFNSFLHGYRIKEAKELLIKFPEKNISEIGFEVGYKSLSSFYEAFKKEIKITASEFRQQQLSTDSTVDPICISNS; encoded by the coding sequence ATGAAAATATTGATATTAGAAGACGAACCAGTCCATGCAAAATTTTTAACCAAATTATTACTCTCGATTTTAGAACCTTCTGGTTTGGAAATTAAACATGTAACTTCCATTGATGAAGCTGATACAGAATTAAAACAATTGCCAATCAATCTTCTTTTTTTAGATCTCAATATCTTTGGATTTGATGGTTTTGAAATTTTAGAGAGGATTCCTACAATCTTCACGAGCACCATTGTTGTTTCCGCAAACACTAACAACGCAATTCGAGCATTCGAATTTGGTGTCATCGATTTCATAGCAAAACCTATTTCGGAAGACCGTTTGCGTTTGGCATTAGATAGACATTCCCTTTTTGCAAGCACATACCAAAGAGGAGGAGACCCAAAAAACAATACTAAGTCTCGTCTGCAGCGAGTTGATCTTGAAAACCTACAAAATCGATTAAGCTACCAAATGGATGTTAAAAAAGTTTATTTAAACGAAGACCTTTCTCTTGAACTTTTAGCGGAAGAACTTGATTTACACCCAAGACAACTCTCCGAATTTCTAAATGGAAAAAAAAAGACAAGCTTTAATTCTTTTTTACACGGATATAGAATAAAAGAAGCAAAAGAACTTCTCATTAAATTTCCTGAAAAAAATATCAGTGAAATAGGATTTGAAGTAGGTTATAAATCTCTTTCTTCTTTTTACGAAGCTTTCAAAAAAGAAATCAAGATCACTGCTTCCGAATTTAGACAACAACAACTCTCTACTGATTCAACAGTCGACCCTATTTGCATTTCTAACAGTTAA
- a CDS encoding sensor histidine kinase, with translation MKKAKSMKSDQTTNLLWISRSLINQIQTFVIAVFLISCQNKDTGLLLPKAIDGKMITHESMFNKQTSIKLDGEWDFYYEKLLDSDDFKYPTTILSKELMTLPGFWNEKKLIGKVYSPQTYGTFRLHLTLPKKPTNFQWSFYIPHAFTTYRMYLDGYLISENGIVGKTEIETKEYWLPKIVFFTPKSETVEIIIQVANFKSLNAGFRQSIEVGTQESMIQLKQTRLALDIFLIASLFVISLYHFTLFLLRKKEIGLLYFSMYSFVSLIYKSTSGEFFLLILFPNFEWNWLIKIFFISIYLTLPLFTSFISNLFPNETNKKINILFQFTFITLSIFVLFSKSNWIERTLLPAEFIILLCCLYIFWILVRAIIQKRESSHGFLFGFIFLFLTVLNDILFEKNIIKTEVYGPIGTFVLFFSQSFFLSKKYSKLYSTIEKQNEELEHSAQLKDKIYLSNIQSKRMELELYKKTIQPHFLMNSLSAIRYWVSESPEKSAQILDSLVGELRIILKVASKQLIPIKDEIDLCKYHIEVMKIRMEKDYRFRIFGINFSEEIPPLIFHTLIENAFTHEDSVKAKLSFLILKKNIKKDENLISVYCFIVYNHCKTKEPITSKNGSGTGLEYVRLRLEESYSGKWSLQHGKSKKGYRVLIKIQTN, from the coding sequence TTGAAAAAAGCAAAATCAATGAAGTCTGATCAGACAACAAACTTGTTATGGATTTCTCGTAGCTTAATAAACCAGATTCAAACCTTTGTTATCGCGGTATTCCTAATATCTTGTCAAAATAAAGATACAGGCTTACTATTACCGAAAGCCATTGATGGTAAAATGATTACTCATGAGTCGATGTTTAACAAACAAACATCGATAAAACTTGATGGAGAATGGGATTTTTATTACGAAAAGCTTTTGGATTCCGATGATTTCAAATACCCAACTACAATATTATCAAAAGAGTTAATGACACTTCCTGGTTTTTGGAACGAAAAAAAGTTGATAGGAAAAGTTTATTCTCCGCAAACCTACGGTACTTTTCGCCTACACCTAACTTTGCCTAAAAAACCGACAAACTTCCAATGGTCTTTTTATATTCCTCACGCTTTCACTACATATCGAATGTATTTAGATGGATATCTGATTTCTGAAAATGGAATTGTTGGTAAAACAGAAATAGAAACAAAAGAATATTGGTTACCAAAGATTGTTTTTTTTACACCGAAATCAGAAACGGTAGAAATTATTATCCAAGTAGCAAACTTTAAGTCTTTAAATGCAGGGTTTCGGCAGAGTATTGAAGTTGGAACACAAGAATCAATGATTCAACTTAAACAAACTAGACTTGCATTAGATATTTTTTTAATTGCCAGTTTGTTTGTTATTTCATTATACCACTTCACACTTTTCCTTTTGAGAAAAAAAGAAATTGGTCTGCTGTATTTCTCAATGTATTCCTTTGTTAGTTTGATATACAAATCAACAAGCGGGGAATTTTTCCTACTAATACTCTTTCCCAATTTCGAATGGAATTGGCTCATTAAAATTTTCTTTATTTCAATTTATTTAACTTTACCTTTGTTCACCAGCTTTATAAGCAATTTATTTCCAAACGAAACCAACAAAAAGATAAATATTCTTTTTCAATTTACCTTTATCACTCTTTCTATTTTTGTCCTATTTTCTAAATCAAATTGGATAGAAAGAACTCTTTTACCTGCTGAATTTATTATTCTCCTATGTTGTCTTTATATTTTTTGGATTTTAGTTAGAGCGATTATTCAAAAAAGAGAAAGCTCTCATGGATTCTTATTTGGATTTATTTTCCTATTTTTAACCGTACTGAATGACATATTATTCGAAAAAAATATCATTAAAACAGAAGTTTATGGCCCAATTGGTACCTTTGTTTTGTTTTTTTCCCAATCTTTCTTCTTATCGAAAAAATACTCCAAACTCTATTCAACCATTGAAAAACAAAATGAAGAACTAGAACATTCTGCCCAATTAAAGGATAAAATATATTTATCAAACATTCAGTCAAAGCGAATGGAACTCGAACTATATAAAAAAACAATCCAACCACACTTCCTGATGAACTCACTTTCTGCAATTCGTTATTGGGTTTCTGAAAGTCCTGAAAAATCCGCACAAATATTAGATTCTCTAGTAGGTGAACTTCGTATCATCTTAAAAGTTGCTTCAAAACAATTAATTCCTATCAAAGACGAAATTGATTTATGCAAATACCATATTGAAGTCATGAAAATAAGAATGGAAAAAGACTATAGATTCCGAATTTTTGGAATCAATTTTTCAGAGGAAATTCCACCTCTAATCTTTCACACACTCATCGAAAATGCCTTTACCCACGAAGATTCTGTAAAGGCAAAATTAAGCTTTTTGATTCTCAAAAAAAATATCAAGAAAGATGAGAATTTAATTTCGGTCTATTGTTTTATTGTGTATAACCATTGTAAGACAAAGGAACCTATTACTTCAAAGAATGGATCGGGAACAGGGTTGGAATATGTAAGACTCCGATTGGAAGAATCCTATTCTGGGAAGTGGTCGTTACAACACGGGAAATCTAAAAAAGGATATCGAGTTCTCATCAAAATTCAGACAAATTAA
- a CDS encoding lactonase family protein yields the protein MQNKLIIVYLLFSFLILFLIFQCAPARLNGTCDPESPSFAMSAVLEFASDDGQYLCPLFAGFAPLRLNYSSDFLVVRQNETLTPIIPFSSEPIEHCQSKPSLPIGLNLDESNCVISGTPLYGMNSTKYSITANSRSKQTTISIIIKSLFIPKFAYVVNTNSGLVNSYSVNASSGVLNASGFVAAGGGPESLAVSPSQKYLTVPNRNSNDITQFSINQTNGNLTSLGNIASGGNSPSSLVYHPYKDMVYIRNFENVNTFVVNQATGTLSSVYTMAVNTGASSLMIDPLGNYLYVLNYGGRSMDVYHIDPTTGIPNPTVIQSIGTGAFPRSLEILANGKNLYLANDSDNNISSYRINPDNGLLESLGSPTTAIGINAKSLTVDPTGKYIYITYQGSDLVSMYRVDPINGGLSQGPTYLVNQGDAPNGISTDTSGKFLYVTNINSNTVDMFRINLSDGNLTSNGNVGTSTLPSAIVTSGSNP from the coding sequence GTGCAAAATAAATTAATTATTGTCTATTTATTATTTAGTTTTTTAATCCTATTTTTAATTTTCCAATGTGCACCCGCCAGATTAAATGGAACTTGCGATCCAGAAAGTCCAAGTTTTGCTATGTCAGCTGTATTAGAATTTGCTTCTGATGATGGTCAATATTTATGTCCTTTGTTTGCTGGATTTGCTCCTCTGCGATTAAATTATAGTTCTGATTTTCTTGTCGTACGACAAAATGAAACTCTTACGCCGATTATTCCTTTTTCTTCTGAGCCAATTGAGCATTGCCAATCTAAACCAAGTTTGCCGATAGGACTGAACTTAGATGAATCGAATTGTGTGATTTCTGGTACTCCTTTATATGGGATGAATTCAACTAAATATTCTATTACTGCTAATAGCAGAAGTAAACAAACCACTATTTCTATCATCATTAAATCTTTGTTTATCCCTAAATTTGCTTATGTAGTAAATACAAATTCGGGACTAGTGAATTCCTATTCAGTTAATGCAAGTTCAGGAGTGTTAAATGCTTCCGGGTTTGTAGCTGCTGGCGGGGGACCAGAATCTTTGGCTGTTAGTCCCAGCCAAAAATATTTAACTGTACCAAATAGAAATTCCAATGACATTACCCAATTTTCGATTAACCAAACCAATGGAAATTTAACGAGCTTAGGAAATATCGCTAGTGGCGGAAATTCTCCATCAAGTTTAGTATACCATCCTTATAAGGATATGGTCTATATTCGGAATTTTGAAAATGTAAATACTTTTGTTGTGAACCAAGCAACGGGAACTTTATCATCAGTATATACGATGGCAGTAAACACAGGTGCATCTAGCTTAATGATAGATCCTTTGGGAAATTACTTATATGTTCTTAATTATGGCGGAAGGAGTATGGATGTCTATCATATAGATCCAACAACGGGTATACCTAATCCGACTGTAATTCAATCGATTGGTACAGGAGCCTTTCCGAGAAGCTTGGAAATATTGGCCAATGGTAAAAATCTTTACCTCGCTAATGATTCAGATAATAATATTTCATCTTACCGAATTAATCCTGATAATGGACTGTTAGAATCTTTGGGTTCCCCCACAACCGCTATTGGTATAAATGCTAAATCATTAACTGTTGATCCTACAGGGAAATATATTTACATAACTTACCAGGGATCTGATTTAGTTTCTATGTACAGAGTTGATCCGATCAATGGTGGTTTGTCTCAAGGGCCTACGTATCTGGTCAACCAAGGTGATGCACCAAATGGAATTTCTACAGATACTTCAGGGAAATTTTTATATGTAACTAATATCAATTCAAACACAGTCGATATGTTTAGGATCAATTTGAGTGATGGAAATTTGACATCCAATGGAAATGTTGGTACCAGTACTTTACCAAGTGCGATAGTTACATCTGGATCAAATCCATAA
- a CDS encoding response regulator transcription factor — protein sequence MKVLILEDEPIHAKYLTKLLNSISEFPIDEIFHATSLEMAYSYYRQLTINIFFLDLTIFGSDGFQFLDQFPNETTKTIVVSANIDIAIRAFEYGVIDFLAKPVSDERLRLALERYSLRSGTSLKETKNRNYVKSRLLQVDIDKLESRLSELMEVKKVYQNEELTLETLAEKLELHPRQLSEFLNGIKQTSFNSFLHSYRIKEAKELLIKYPEMKVSDVCFEVGYKSLSSFYEAFKKEQKTTTSEFRQKTLTT from the coding sequence ATGAAAGTATTGATTTTAGAAGACGAACCTATACACGCAAAATACCTAACAAAACTATTAAATTCAATTTCAGAATTTCCGATTGATGAAATATTTCACGCTACTTCCCTGGAAATGGCTTATAGTTATTATAGGCAATTGACTATTAATATATTTTTCTTAGATCTTACTATATTTGGTTCTGATGGTTTTCAATTTTTAGATCAATTCCCTAATGAAACAACAAAAACCATTGTTGTTTCTGCAAATATTGATATTGCCATTCGTGCTTTTGAGTATGGAGTAATAGACTTTCTAGCAAAACCGGTTTCCGATGAAAGGTTACGATTGGCCTTAGAAAGATATTCCCTTAGATCAGGAACTAGTCTAAAAGAAACAAAAAACCGAAACTATGTTAAATCACGTTTATTACAAGTTGATATAGATAAACTCGAGAGTCGTTTGTCTGAGCTAATGGAAGTTAAAAAGGTTTATCAAAACGAAGAATTAACCCTTGAAACATTAGCTGAAAAACTAGAGTTACACCCAAGACAGCTATCAGAATTTTTGAATGGAATCAAACAAACTAGTTTTAATTCATTTTTACATAGTTACCGAATTAAAGAAGCTAAAGAACTTTTGATCAAATATCCAGAAATGAAAGTCAGTGATGTATGTTTTGAAGTTGGCTACAAATCCCTTTCGAGTTTTTACGAAGCTTTTAAAAAAGAACAAAAAACCACCACATCAGAATTTAGACAAAAGACATTAACTACGTAA
- a CDS encoding DUF4442 domain-containing protein, with amino-acid sequence MKENLADSFHPDPKWKWMEFFLGFKKAINLYSPFWGSGIKVLNYNKEKQQINVQLKMNFFNKGYMGTHFGGSLYSMCDPFYVYLLMKSLGSSYMVWDKRAEIEYIKRNNNSVFAKFEVSENDIETIKSQLMKQKKIDYSFTINVTDSKENTIALVKKTIYVRKLTPKSKNRI; translated from the coding sequence ATGAAAGAAAATTTGGCTGATTCTTTCCATCCAGATCCAAAGTGGAAATGGATGGAGTTTTTTTTAGGATTTAAAAAAGCAATCAACCTCTATAGTCCCTTCTGGGGATCCGGTATAAAAGTATTAAATTACAATAAAGAAAAACAACAAATCAATGTTCAGTTAAAAATGAACTTCTTTAATAAGGGCTACATGGGCACACATTTCGGCGGATCTCTTTATTCCATGTGTGATCCATTTTATGTTTATCTATTAATGAAAAGTTTAGGAAGCAGTTATATGGTTTGGGACAAACGTGCAGAGATAGAATACATTAAACGAAACAACAATTCAGTTTTTGCAAAATTTGAAGTATCAGAAAATGATATAGAGACCATAAAATCTCAGTTAATGAAACAAAAGAAAATCGATTATTCTTTTACGATAAACGTAACTGATTCAAAAGAAAACACAATCGCATTAGTTAAAAAAACAATATACGTAAGAAAGCTGACACCAAAGTCAAAAAACAGAATATGA
- a CDS encoding TetR/AcrR family transcriptional regulator — MAKAVTEKVDLVPKLLELFCNYGVDGVSIKMVGEATGLGKGSIYYFFPGGKPDMVDYIILHAEQYLNEKLSLLSENKLKGKKGIEDFLNTFVYDTLLLSYIHFMSSLALSHHRVHYMDKLNLFYKDLTLKLSKVISKEGYPHSKAWNISENVIVSVYGSYLFSCSLDDKNYFQNRIKKLNKILMENLKSN, encoded by the coding sequence ATGGCGAAGGCAGTTACGGAAAAGGTTGATTTAGTTCCTAAGTTACTCGAGTTGTTTTGTAATTATGGAGTTGATGGTGTATCCATTAAAATGGTTGGAGAAGCCACAGGTTTAGGGAAAGGGAGTATTTATTATTTTTTTCCCGGTGGAAAACCGGATATGGTAGATTATATAATTTTACATGCAGAGCAGTATCTGAATGAGAAATTGTCGTTATTAAGTGAAAATAAACTTAAGGGTAAAAAAGGGATCGAAGATTTTCTTAACACCTTTGTGTATGATACTCTTCTTTTGTCTTATATTCATTTTATGAGTAGTTTGGCATTAAGCCATCATAGAGTCCACTATATGGACAAACTTAATCTTTTTTATAAGGATCTTACCTTGAAATTGTCAAAAGTAATTTCGAAGGAGGGGTATCCGCATAGTAAAGCATGGAATATTTCTGAAAACGTGATAGTATCCGTTTATGGAAGTTATCTCTTTTCTTGTTCATTGGATGATAAAAATTATTTTCAGAACCGTATTAAAAAGTTAAACAAAATTCTAATGGAAAATCTTAAATCGAACTGA
- a CDS encoding high-potential iron-sulfur protein, whose amino-acid sequence MSKTSRKQFFITSFSWMASLFFLEGGLGLVNKLSADKKNSTPIPGDAHPVLESDPTAKALGFHQDAKDTDFNLYPERKEPTAKNQFCKHCAQYTKINEGWGKCNIITSGIVSSNGWCSAWSKRS is encoded by the coding sequence ATGAGTAAAACTTCAAGAAAACAATTTTTTATAACATCGTTCTCTTGGATGGCCTCCCTCTTTTTTCTAGAGGGGGGGTTGGGATTGGTAAACAAACTAAGTGCAGATAAAAAAAATTCTACCCCCATTCCGGGTGATGCACATCCTGTTTTAGAATCTGATCCGACAGCCAAAGCACTTGGATTCCATCAAGATGCAAAGGATACTGATTTTAATTTGTATCCCGAGAGAAAGGAACCCACCGCAAAAAATCAATTTTGTAAACATTGTGCCCAGTATACCAAAATAAACGAAGGATGGGGAAAGTGTAATATCATTACCTCTGGAATTGTATCCTCTAACGGTTGGTGTTCTGCCTGGTCAAAGAGATCCTAA